In the genome of Candidatus Eremiobacteraceae bacterium, the window TTCAGCTCGTCAGTCTTTGAGGGCGAAATCATGCACGACGCCACCGCCGACATCACCGGGTGGTTCCCGCCCGGCGGCTCGACGACGTTCGGCCTCGGCTTTGTAAAGGTGAAATCAGCGATACCGTGCTGGGCGAACATGTGGCCCATCTGGGTGGAGATCGTGTATTATCCGAGTTCCTAGGCGATGCGAGTCGCGACCGCGGCGGCGCCCTTGCGCGGCTCGTTGAGGCGCAGCGTCAAGCATTTCGCTGCGCCGCCGGCTTTGAGGAACTCGGTCAGTTCGGTCTCGATGAGTTTGTAACCCAGCGCAGCGAGGTTGGCGCGCAGCGCTCGGCTCGCTTTGTTCATGACGATCGTCGTGCCGATGTTGACGGCGTTGCAGGCGAAATGCAGCGCGTCTTCTTCTTCTATAGCGATGCGCGCATGGCGCGGCACGAGGCGTTCGATGATGCGATTCGAGCGCGCGTCAAACGCCGCCGGGAAGTACATGATCGGCCCGCCTTCGAGCGGGCAAAAACACGTGTCAAGATGGTAGAAACGCGGATCGACCAGACGCAGTGAGACGACTTCGACGCCGAGGCGCATGGATATGAGTGCGTGCGAGCTGCGCGCGGAGCGGTGGCCCCACGCGGCCCATATCCTGGCGTGTGCGCGGTCGATAAGCGCGTCGCCGGCGCCCTCGAACGGCATGTTCGACGGCATAGTGAAGACCTGGTAACGTCGCGAGCGGAACCAGCGCTCGAAGTGCGGCTCCTCGCCTTGCCGTTCGGGGTGGCGGAAACGGCTGACGATGGCGACATCATCGTAGACGAAGCCGGCGTTTGCGGTGAAGACCATGTCGGGCAGGCCCGGCTCGGGCTCGACCAGCTCGATGCGGGCATGCTTGGTCAGCGCGCGCAGCAGATCGCGCCACTGGCTGGTGGCTCGGTCGAGCGAGGTCTTGGCGATATTCCCCTTCATCCAGGGGTTGATGACGTACGAGACGCCGAAATGCGTCGGCTTGCACATGAGGAAATAGCGCGGAT includes:
- a CDS encoding dimethylarginine dimethylaminohydrolase family protein yields the protein MTDPRYFLMCKPTHFGVSYVINPWMKGNIAKTSLDRATSQWRDLLRALTKHARIELVEPEPGLPDMVFTANAGFVYDDVAIVSRFRHPERQGEEPHFERWFRSRRYQVFTMPSNMPFEGAGDALIDRAHARIWAAWGHRSARSSHALISMRLGVEVVSLRLVDPRFYHLDTCFCPLEGGPIMYFPAAFDARSNRIIERLVPRHARIAIEEEDALHFACNAVNIGTTIVMNKASRALRANLAALGYKLIETELTEFLKAGGAAKCLTLRLNEPRKGAAAVATRIA